The Cucurbita pepo subsp. pepo cultivar mu-cu-16 chromosome LG08, ASM280686v2, whole genome shotgun sequence genome contains a region encoding:
- the LOC111799865 gene encoding probable serine/threonine-protein kinase CST — protein MGNCLTSSPCHSSSIRSRTLSSTPGTSSNYSRNVGFSGSTSSTAGVSQFSEAASVDVSETSLNGQILDYPNLKEFSFSELKLATKNFRPESLLGRGGFGKVYKGCLDEKTLAPCKSNSGMMVAIKKLNPESVQGFQEWQAEVNFLGRLNHPNLVKLLGFCWEEKDLLLVYEFLPRGSLENHLFGRRSSIDPLSWEIRIKIAIGAAKGLAFLHASEREVIYRDFKASNILLDMSYNAKISDFGLARLGPAGEASHVTTRIMGTYGYVAPEYMNTGHLYVKSDVYGFGVVLLEIMVGLRAHDATRCSEQRNLVDWAKPLLMKRKKIKSLMDRRIEGQYPLKAAVLLGDLTLKCLETDPRKRPSMQEVLETLEQIEKLKDKPKGSKISNSQSKQLHQRHAKSSIGKKALINEVTRRDV, from the exons ATGGGAAACTGTTTAACTTCTTCACCTTGTCATTCTAGTTCCATTCGTAGCCGGACGCTATCTTCTACTCCAG GGACATCGAGCAATTACAGCAGAAACGTAGGGTTTTCAGGTAGTACCAGTAGCACCGCCGGCGTGAGTCAGTTTTCGGAGGCGGCGAGCGTGGATGTGAGCGAGACCTCTCTGAATGGGCAGATCCTTGACTATCCAAACTTGAAGGAGTTCAGTTTCAGTGAGCTGAAACTCGCTACCAAAAACTTCAGACCTGAATCCTTGCTCGGTCGGGGAGGGTTTGGGAAGGTGTATAAGGGCTGTCTAGATGAGAAAACACTGGCTCCTTGTAAGAGCAATTCTGGAATGATGGTCGccattaagaaattaaatccAGAAAGTGTCCAAGGTTTTCAGGAGTGGCAG GCAGAAGTGAACTTTTTAGGACGACTGAATCATCCAAATCTTGTGAAATTATTGGGATTTTGCTGGGAGGAGAAAGACTTGCTTCTTGTATATGAATTCTTGCCCAGGGGAAGCTTGGAAAACCATCTCTTTGGAA GGCGTTCTTCCATTGATCCTCTTTCTTGGGAAATAAGGATCAAGATCGCAATTGGAGCAGCTAAGGGTTTGGCTTTCTTGCATGCCTCTGAAAGAGAAGTTATATACAGAGATTTTAAAGCATCAAATATACTTCTAGATATG AGTTACAATGCGAAAATCTCAGACTTCGGCTTGGCAAGATTGGGGCCTGCAGGTGAAGCATCACATGTAACTACAAGAATTATGGGCACATACGGTTATGTCGCTCCCGAATACATGAATACAG GTCATTTGTACGTGAAGAGCGACGTTTATGGGTTCGGCGTGGTGCTGCTAGAAATTATGGTGGGCTTGCGAGCACACGATGCGACTAGGTGCAGCGAACAGCGCAATCTAGTCGACTGGGCTAAGCCACTCTTgatgaagagaaaaaagatcAAAAGTTTAATGGATAGAAGAATAGAAGGTCAATATCCATTGAAAGCAGCCGTGCTCTTGGGAGATCTTACTCTCAAATGCCTGGAAACAGATCCCAGAAAACGCCCCTCCATGCAAGAAGTTCTCGAGACGTTGGAACAGATCGAAAAACTGAAAGACAAACCGAAAGGGTCTAAGATTAGCAACTCACAGTCTAAACAACTTCATCAAAGACACGCAAAAAGTTCCATCGGCAAAAAGGCATTGATAAACGAGGTCACGAGGCGAGACGTATGA
- the LOC111800156 gene encoding uncharacterized protein LOC111800156, which translates to MAKFSITDWRYGYFSDSKWQSEAVDIHHVVVLRNRSSGKGFLFYILAALAFCFFILKGQSIFVVLWCWILNVLFAKKLFKGTVEKESVMVMPNFGVQLETHYTSGKVICRFVPVDKILKPVLLECVTPVTCYWSLSLIIQGEDKLLLVFKELRPPVKMLVPIWKALCAGKNKEACS; encoded by the exons ATGGCCAAGTTTTCGATTACGGATTGGAGATACGGGTACTTTTCCGATAGTAAATGGCAATCTGAAGCAGTTGATATCCATCACGTTGTTGTTCTTAGGAATAGGAGTAGTGGAAAAGGTTTCCTGTTCTACATTCTTGCTGCCCTTGCGTTCTGTTTTTTCATACTCAAG GGCCAATCGATCTTTGTTGTCTTATGGTGCTGGATCTTGAATGTATTGTTTGCCAAGAAGCTGTTCAAGGGAACGGTTGAGAAAG AATCTGTTATGGTTATGCCAAATTTCGGAGTCCAACTCGAAACTCACTATACTAG TGGAAAAGTCATCTGTCGGTTCGTGCCagttgataaaattttaaaaccagTTCTCCTTGAATGCGTGACTCCAGTTACTTGTTACTGGAGCCTGTCTTTGATTATACAAGGGGAAGACAAACTATTGCTGGTTTTCAAG GAATTACGTCCACCGGTGAAAATGTTGGTGCCTATCTGGAAGGCTTTATGTGCTGgtaaaaacaaagaagccTGTTCATAA
- the LOC111800404 gene encoding uncharacterized protein LOC111800404 — MEAEEIVEHRNSIVAPSIFLIVIAFQFLAGWLDHLKKRGSNNQVEMELRKSIKQLLREASTLSQPSTFAQAAKLRRSAAAKEKELANYQESRSKEIKSSYGLYSRVLLISKVLIYIVLVCWFWRASVATVPHHLVQPFGRFLSWRAGGTVNDYVKVGIIPWLILSTRVSKFVCRVAN, encoded by the exons ATGGAAGCGGAAGAAATCGTAGAGCATCGAAACTCGATTGTGGCTCCGTCCATTTTTTTGATCGTCATTGCTTTTCAGTTTCTCGCCGGATGGCTGGATCACCTAAAGAAG CGAGGTTCCAACAATCAGGTGGAAATGGAGTTGCGCAAATCAATAAAGCAACTTCTGAGGGAGGCAAGCACCTTATCTCA ACCATCTACATTTGCACAAGCTGCAAAACTTCGGAGATCGGCTGCCGCTAAGGAGAAGGAACTGGCAAATT ATCAAGAATCTCGTAGCAAGGAGATCAAGTCGTCATATGGTTTATATAGTCGAGTACTGCTGATATCAAAg GTTTTGATATATATTGTTCTGGTTTGCTGGTTTTGGAGGGCTTCTGTTGCCACTGTGCCCCATCACCTTGTACAGCCATTTG GAAGATTTTTATCTTGGAGGGCTGGAGGTACGGTAAATGATTACGTGAAG GTTGGAATCATACCTTGGTTGATACTATCGACAAGGGTTAGCAAATTTGTATGTCGAGTCGCCAATTAA
- the LOC111800191 gene encoding uncharacterized protein LOC111800191, which translates to MEKNANTNVPPETSSDQRHGGERSPTGPTSPQPTHNRDNNPNPTTEHSSYSDRLPVPPAAETSRRDGLFDVGTSYENIVGSSEGEPGKKRGRGGGEEEEEQQPPPQQVKAAKKKGELTEVPKGEPRCATCNKVFKSWKALFGHLRSHPERTYRGALPPPTAAELDIRRCQQQLASTLLTVAQEVAASRRGLDIDLNQPSTADDGDSPEKTGGVGFDLNADPPPGSDDED; encoded by the coding sequence ATGGAGAAGAACGCCAATACCAATGTCCCACCGGAGACCTCTTCCGACCAACGCCACGGCGGAGAAAGGTCTCCGACGGGGCCGActtctcctcaaccaactcacAACCGCGACAATAACCCTAACCCCACAACGGAACACTCATCCTACTCCGACAGGCTACCAGTACCTCCCGCCGCCGAGACTAGTCGGCGGGATGGCCTGTTCGATGTCGGAACGTCGTACGAGAACATCGTAGGAAGTTCCGAGGGCGAGCCAGGGAAAAAGAGAGGACGAGGTGGgggagaagaggaggaggagcagCAGCCGCCGCCGCAGCAGGTGAAAGCTGCAAAGAAGAAAGGGGAGCTGACGGAGGTTCCAAAAGGGGAGCCTAGATGTGCGACTTGCAACAAAGTGTTCAAATCGTGGAAAGCACTTTTTGGGCACTTGAGGTCTCACCCGGAACGGACCTACCGTGGGGCTCTTCCGCCACCAACCGCCGCAGAGCTCGACATTCGCCGCTGTCAGCAACAGCTCGCTTCCACTTTGCTGACTGTGGCTCAGGAAGTGGCGGCGTCGCGAAGAGGGCTGGATATTGATCTCAACCAACCCTCCACTGCTGACGACGGTGACTCGCCGGAGAAGACCGGCGGCGTGGGGTTCGATCTGAACGCCGATCCGCCGCCGGGAAGTGATGACGAGGACTGA